The proteins below come from a single Diceros bicornis minor isolate mBicDic1 chromosome 3, mDicBic1.mat.cur, whole genome shotgun sequence genomic window:
- the LOC131422333 gene encoding olfactory receptor 9A4 produces the protein MLGNYSSATEFYLVGFPGSEELHHILFATFFFFYLVTLMGNTVIIVIVCVDKRLQSPMYFFLGHLSALETLVTSIIVPVMLWGLLLPGMQTISLASCVAQLCLYHAVETTEFVLLGAMAVDCYVAVCNPLRYNIIMNRHTCNSVVIVSWLFGFLYQIWPVYAAYHLSYCKSNVVNSFSCDRGQVLKLSCNNTRFMEFILFLMASFVLLGSLIPTIVSYTYIISTILKIPSASGQRKAFSTCASHFTCMVIGYGSCLFLYMKPKQTQAAEYNRVVSLLLSVVTPFLNPFIFTLRNDKVIEALRDGGKRCCQLFRK, from the coding sequence atgtTGGGGAATTACTCTAGTGCCACGGAATTTTATCTCGTTGGCTTCCCCGGGTCTGAAGAACTACACCATATCCTCTTTGctaccttcttctttttctacttagtGACATTAATGGGGAACACGGTCATCATCGTGATTGTCTGTGTTGATAAACGTCTGCAGTcccccatgtatttcttccttgGCCACCTCTCTGCCTTGGAGACCCTGGTGACATCTATTATCGTCCCTGTGATGCTTTGGGGGTTGCTGCTCCCTGGGATGCAGACAATATCTCTGGCTTCATGTGTTGCCCAGCTCTGCCTGTACCATGCTGTGGAGACCACAGAGTTTGTATTATTGGGAGCCATGGCTGTGGACTGTTATGTGGCAGTCTGTAACCCTCTGAGGTACAACATCATTATGAACAGGCACACCTGCAACTCTGTGGTAATTGTGTCATGGTTGTTTGGGTTCCTTTATCAAATTTGGCCAGTTTATGCAGCATATCATCTTTCCTACTGCAAATCAAATGTGGTGAATAGTTTTTCCTGTGACCGAGGGCAAGTGCTCAAACTTTCCTGCAATAATACTCGTTTCATGGAGTTTATTCTCTTCTTAATGGCTTCTTTTGTTCTTCTTGGTTCTTTGATCCCTACAATTGTCTCCTACACCTACATCATCTCCACCATCCTCAAGATCCCCTCAGCCTCTGGCCAGAGGAAAGCCTTCTCTACGTGTGCCTCTCACTTCACTTGCATGGTGATCGGCTACGGCAGCTGCCTGTTCCTCTACATGAAACCCAAGCAAACACAGGCAGCTGAGTACAACAGGGTAGTTTCCCTGTTGCTTTCAGTAGTTACTCCTTTCCTCAACCCTTTCATCTTCACCCTCCGAAACGACAAAGTCATAGAGGCCCTTCGGGATGGAGGGAAACGATGCTGTCAACTATTCAGGAAGTAA